The genomic region TGTCGCGACGAATGGGCCCAGGCGATCCGCCTCGCCCCGTCGATCAAGGACGACTTTTACACGGTTCTGTCTCAAGACGGAGCCGTTGAACGGGCGATTTCCCTCCTGAACGACGACGGCCGACTCCGCGAGTGCTTTGCAAGCTGATCGCGGAAGTGCGAATGAACCGCCCACTGAGATTGACACATCGCGCAAGATAGGCAAACTATCCCGCAGCCAGACCGACGTCGGATCGGATCGGTTAGCCGAACAGGACGTTCGACCACATATTAGGAAGCCAGGGACGGCCATGAGCTCCAAGCCGCGGTTCGCGATCGCGAGCGCGCTCGCGATCGCTTTGCTCTCCTTCGGTGCCGCGAAAGCCCAGGAACCCGCGCCGACGCATCGCCGCGTCGAGCGGTTCGAGATCGGCACCGGCCCGCGCTCGTATTTGCTCTTCGAGCCGGCCGATCCGAAACCGGCGTCAGCTCCGGTGGTCGTGTTCCTGCACGGCTGGTTCTCGGTAAACCCGGCGATCTACGGAGCTTGGATCGATCACCTTGTCCGCAACGGAAAGATCGTCGTCTTCCCGCGCTATCAAAACGACGTCGGGACCTTGCCTCGCGATTTCCTCCCCAACGCGCTGGAGGCGATCCAGGACTCACTCGTCGTGCTGGAGTCTGGGGCGGCTCACGTACGTCCCCAGCGCGATCGGTTCGCACTGATCGGGCATTCGGCGGGTGGAAACCTCACGGCGCAGATCGCCGCGCTCTCTGCTGACCCAGGTTACGGTCTGCCGAAGGTCAGGGCGGCGATGGCCTTCTTCCCCGGCGAGGTCTTCCCGACTCGGGAGCCCTCATTCGACAGGATCCCGGAGAAGACTCTCCTGGTGGTGGCCGTGGGCGAAGAGGACATGCTCGTCGGCGACCTTCGCGGACGGCAGATCTTCTCCCAGGCGACCTCTGTTCCCCGGTCGAGGAAGCGGTTTCTCCTTTATCGCTCGGACAGGCATGGCTATCCCCCGCTCGTCGCGGAGCATACAGCGCCTTCCGGGGCGAATACCCTCCTCGACAACGGCGAGGGGATCCTCAAGAACTTCCAGTTGAGCAAGGGGGACGTGAACGCCCTGGACCGCGCCGGGTTCTGGCGGATCGCCGATGCGACCCTGGAAGCCGCCTTCACGGGTCGAACGCTCGACGAGGCCGCGGCCAATCCCGAGGCGTTCACGCACCTGGGATACTGGAGCGACGGCCGCAAGGTCACCCCACCCCTCATGGCCGACGACCTTGACGGCGTCCCCCGAGTCATCCTTTCCAACGGCATCCGACTCATT from Paludisphaera rhizosphaerae harbors:
- a CDS encoding alpha/beta hydrolase, with the translated sequence MSSKPRFAIASALAIALLSFGAAKAQEPAPTHRRVERFEIGTGPRSYLLFEPADPKPASAPVVVFLHGWFSVNPAIYGAWIDHLVRNGKIVVFPRYQNDVGTLPRDFLPNALEAIQDSLVVLESGAAHVRPQRDRFALIGHSAGGNLTAQIAALSADPGYGLPKVRAAMAFFPGEVFPTREPSFDRIPEKTLLVVAVGEEDMLVGDLRGRQIFSQATSVPRSRKRFLLYRSDRHGYPPLVAEHTAPSGANTLLDNGEGILKNFQLSKGDVNALDRAGFWRIADATLEAAFTGRTLDEAAANPEAFTHLGYWSDGRKVTPPLMADDLDGVPRVILSNGIRLIPWDWNVKTAAATREDAEASRVK